From Acidobacteriota bacterium, one genomic window encodes:
- a CDS encoding ribonucleotide-diphosphate reductase subunit beta: MLLDNGFNLTLRPMKYPQFYEMYKNAIKNTWTVEEVDFSTDVNDLRNKMSASERHMINRLVAFFATGDCIVSNNLVLNLYKHINSPEARMYLSRQLFEEAVHVQFYLTLLDTYIPDHHEREQAFAAVNNIPSIHKKAEFCFKWIDSIQNLHALETKEDRRQFLLNLICFATCIEGLFFFAAFAYVYFLRSKGLLHGLAAGTNWVFRDESAHMAFALDVIGEVRKEEPDLFDESLNRQIVQMIDEAVDCEMQFAEDVLGLGVSGLSIANMRQYLEYIADQRFVMLGLPKVYGAKNPFDFMDLQDVQELANFFERRVSAYQVAVAGEVSFGESF, translated from the coding sequence ATGTTGCTCGATAATGGCTTTAACCTAACTCTTCGTCCAATGAAGTACCCGCAGTTTTACGAGATGTACAAAAATGCGATCAAAAACACTTGGACAGTAGAAGAGGTTGATTTCTCGACCGACGTAAACGATCTCCGCAACAAGATGTCTGCTTCAGAGCGTCATATGATAAACCGCCTTGTCGCTTTTTTTGCGACAGGAGACTGTATCGTTTCTAACAATCTCGTTCTCAATCTCTACAAGCACATCAATTCGCCCGAGGCGAGGATGTATCTGTCGCGGCAGCTTTTTGAGGAAGCGGTCCACGTTCAGTTTTACCTGACGCTGCTCGACACCTACATTCCGGACCACCACGAACGCGAGCAAGCTTTCGCCGCCGTCAACAATATTCCGTCGATCCATAAAAAGGCCGAGTTTTGCTTCAAATGGATCGATTCGATCCAGAATCTGCACGCTCTCGAAACCAAGGAAGACCGCAGACAGTTCCTGCTCAATCTGATCTGCTTTGCGACCTGTATCGAAGGCCTGTTTTTCTTTGCCGCATTTGCATACGTCTATTTTCTCCGTTCTAAAGGCTTGCTCCACGGCCTCGCGGCGGGAACGAACTGGGTTTTCCGCGACGAATCCGCCCACATGGCTTTTGCCCTCGACGTGATCGGCGAAGTCCGCAAAGAAGAGCCAGATCTATTCGACGAATCGCTCAACCGCCAGATCGTCCAGATGATCGACGAAGCGGTCGATTGCGAAATGCAGTTCGCCGAAGACGTCCTCGGCCTCGGCGTCTCGGGCCTCTCGATCGCAAATATGCGGCAGTATCTCGAATACATCGCCGACCAGCGTTTCGTCATGCTCGGCCTGCCAAAGGTCTACGGAGCGAAAAATCCGTTCGACTTCATGGACCTACAGGACGTCCAGGAACTAGCCAACTTCTTCGAACGCCGCGTTTCCGCATATCAGGTCGCGGTCGCGGGCGAAGTCAGTTTTGGGGAATCGTTCTAG
- a CDS encoding serine/threonine protein kinase, whose protein sequence is MDASRWQKVKSLLEVAIDTPAEQREVFLARSCAGDQSLIDEVNELLRFETDGTDPLEDIAFSSLPNERTSRIGTEIGRYRIIDEIGAGGMGAVFLAERSDGEFEQRVAIKIINSAVGSAELLRRFRNERQILATLDHPNIAHLIDGGTTGDGQPYLVMEYIEGASIIEFANAKNLSIDERLDLFREVCSAVSFAHQKLVIHRDLKPSNVFVTSDCTVKLLDFGIAKLLKSDGGNETRTQAFAFTPEYASPEQVRGEPLSTATDIYSLGVILFELLTGSRPFELNDKNIAEMIRTLTESAPPTPSAVTGRGSSDVVLNKGPRLKGDLDSIVLMALRKEPSRRYLSVEQFSEDIRRHFKRLPVSATKDTWNYRTGKFVRRHKVGVVAAVIILITLMGGLAATMYQARIASVERAKAERRFNDVRQFANSFMFEINEQIMSSPIKARELLVQRAIEYLDRLAAESSDDTELESELATAYEKIGDVQSELFKPSSGKTSEALTSHQKALGLRENLFRSDPSTARAIAVSDSRMKIGDILVAIGRLAEARENYSKGNELLASQAASSNSEFRHQQARLLARLGQTSVRSGALSEALRYYEDSLALYRVLMAENPENTKYRRNFGIISSFRGFVNIETGQTAEGLKDYGTLLAIEREILAKDESDNVSRGVVSGALVWYAVALSEDGQIAESIKHFSEGIKMQEAILAADPGNLGEEYGLADCRLEFGKAMVRNRLFRESIDPLEKALVGYRKVSEQDRQNLMNRHRIANAQRFLADALFQTGSKPKAREHYEHAHAAFKELTASDPENVDWQQDLAMSYQRLGEAALDNRDRIAARIQFETALPIFENLAARSPDNIKRRNELATIRSLVAEM, encoded by the coding sequence ATGGACGCGAGCCGATGGCAAAAGGTCAAATCGCTGCTTGAGGTGGCAATCGACACCCCGGCTGAACAGCGCGAGGTTTTTCTCGCTCGTTCGTGCGCAGGCGACCAGAGCCTCATCGATGAGGTGAACGAACTGCTGCGGTTCGAAACCGATGGCACCGACCCGCTCGAAGATATCGCATTTTCATCGCTCCCGAATGAACGAACGTCGCGGATCGGCACAGAAATTGGGCGCTACCGGATCATTGATGAGATCGGAGCCGGCGGAATGGGAGCCGTATTCCTGGCGGAGCGCTCGGATGGTGAGTTTGAACAGCGTGTTGCGATCAAGATCATCAACAGTGCGGTCGGTTCGGCTGAGCTGCTGCGTCGATTTCGCAACGAACGCCAGATCCTTGCCACGCTTGACCATCCAAACATCGCCCATCTTATCGACGGCGGAACGACCGGCGACGGCCAGCCTTACCTCGTGATGGAATACATCGAGGGCGCGTCGATCATCGAATTCGCAAACGCAAAGAACCTATCGATCGACGAACGCCTCGACCTGTTTCGCGAGGTCTGCTCAGCGGTTTCGTTCGCCCATCAAAAGCTTGTCATTCACCGCGATCTCAAACCGTCGAATGTTTTTGTTACGAGCGACTGCACGGTAAAGCTCCTCGATTTCGGCATCGCAAAGCTCTTAAAATCCGACGGCGGCAACGAAACGCGGACGCAGGCGTTTGCCTTCACACCGGAATACGCCTCGCCCGAGCAGGTTCGCGGTGAGCCGCTTTCGACCGCGACGGATATCTACTCACTTGGGGTTATCCTTTTCGAACTCCTGACTGGCTCGCGGCCCTTCGAGCTGAATGATAAAAACATCGCGGAAATGATCCGGACATTGACCGAATCCGCTCCGCCAACGCCGTCGGCGGTTACGGGACGGGGAAGTTCGGACGTCGTCCTGAACAAGGGCCCGCGTTTAAAAGGCGACCTCGACAGTATCGTTTTGATGGCTCTCAGAAAAGAGCCATCGCGGCGATATCTCTCCGTCGAACAGTTCAGCGAAGACATCCGGCGACATTTCAAGCGCCTTCCGGTTTCGGCGACGAAAGATACGTGGAATTACCGCACAGGGAAATTCGTCCGGCGGCATAAGGTTGGCGTTGTCGCGGCGGTTATCATTCTGATCACGCTCATGGGAGGCCTTGCGGCGACGATGTATCAGGCACGCATCGCGAGCGTCGAGCGGGCTAAGGCCGAGCGTAGATTTAATGACGTTCGGCAGTTCGCAAATTCCTTCATGTTCGAGATCAACGAACAGATCATGAGCAGCCCGATCAAGGCCCGCGAGCTGCTCGTGCAGCGGGCGATCGAATACCTCGACAGGCTAGCCGCCGAATCTTCCGACGACACCGAACTCGAAAGCGAACTCGCCACCGCCTACGAAAAGATCGGCGACGTGCAGTCGGAGCTTTTCAAGCCTTCGTCCGGCAAAACCTCGGAAGCACTGACGAGCCATCAGAAGGCTCTTGGGCTTAGAGAAAATCTATTCAGATCCGATCCCTCAACAGCAAGAGCGATCGCGGTTAGCGACAGCCGCATGAAGATCGGCGACATCCTGGTCGCGATCGGACGGCTCGCCGAAGCGCGAGAGAACTACTCTAAAGGCAATGAGTTGCTTGCATCTCAAGCCGCCTCATCGAACAGCGAATTTCGCCATCAGCAAGCCCGTTTGCTGGCACGGCTCGGCCAAACCTCGGTTCGCAGCGGAGCCCTGAGCGAAGCACTTCGTTACTACGAAGATTCGCTCGCTCTATATCGCGTCTTAATGGCGGAAAACCCGGAAAATACGAAGTACCGCCGCAATTTCGGCATCATTTCATCGTTCCGCGGCTTCGTTAACATAGAAACGGGCCAAACCGCTGAGGGCTTGAAAGACTACGGAACGCTGCTCGCGATCGAACGCGAAATACTGGCTAAAGACGAAAGCGATAACGTCTCTCGCGGCGTCGTTAGCGGAGCCCTCGTCTGGTACGCCGTGGCGCTGAGCGAGGACGGGCAGATCGCGGAATCCATCAAGCACTTCAGCGAAGGCATCAAGATGCAGGAAGCGATCCTCGCCGCCGATCCTGGGAACCTCGGCGAGGAATACGGCCTTGCCGATTGCCGTTTGGAATTTGGCAAAGCGATGGTCAGAAATCGTCTGTTTCGTGAATCGATCGACCCGCTCGAAAAAGCCCTCGTGGGTTATCGAAAGGTCTCCGAACAGGACAGACAAAACCTGATGAACCGCCACCGCATCGCCAACGCCCAGCGATTTCTGGCCGACGCCCTATTTCAGACCGGCAGCAAGCCTAAAGCTCGAGAGCATTACGAGCATGCCCACGCGGCTTTTAAAGAGCTGACAGCCTCAGACCCCGAAAATGTTGATTGGCAACAAGACCTTGCAATGAGTTACCAGCGCCTCGGCGAAGCCGCCCTCGACAACCGCGATCGAATTGCCGCTCGCATTCAGTTTGAGACTGCCTTACCAATATTCGAAAATCTCGCGGCAAGATCGCCTGACAATATCAAACGTCGAAACGAACTCGCCACAATTCGGTCTCTGGTCGCAGAGATGTAA
- a CDS encoding deoxyhypusine synthase family protein, protein MNNQITDFIKHHYRHFNSAALIDASEAYVKHLDGGGKMMITLAGAMSTAELGLSLAEMIRQDKVQIISCTGANLEEDLFNLVAHDFYERVPHYRDLTPADEQDLLDRHMNRVTDTCIPEMEAMRRLEKAMVDVWTKADQEGKQYFPHEFMYQVLKNGSLEEYYQIDLKDSWMYAAMEKNLPMVVPGWEDSTMGNMFAGHVITGDIKNVHTVRTGIEYMMSLAEWYTANATDDSTIGFFQIGGGIAGDFPICVVPMLHQDLQRDGVPVWGYFCQISDSTTSYGSYSGAVPNEKITWGKLEATTPKFIVESDASIVAPLMFAYILGW, encoded by the coding sequence ATGAATAACCAGATCACCGATTTTATCAAACACCATTACCGCCATTTCAATTCGGCGGCCCTTATCGACGCTTCGGAAGCTTACGTCAAGCACCTCGATGGCGGCGGGAAGATGATGATCACGCTCGCGGGAGCGATGTCGACAGCCGAATTGGGCTTGAGTCTGGCGGAGATGATCCGTCAGGACAAGGTGCAGATCATTTCCTGCACGGGAGCCAATCTCGAAGAAGACCTGTTCAACCTTGTCGCCCACGACTTCTACGAGCGCGTGCCGCATTACCGCGACCTGACGCCGGCTGACGAACAGGACCTGCTCGACCGCCATATGAACCGCGTGACCGACACGTGTATCCCCGAGATGGAAGCGATGCGGCGATTGGAAAAGGCGATGGTCGATGTCTGGACCAAGGCCGATCAGGAAGGCAAACAGTACTTCCCGCACGAATTCATGTATCAGGTGCTAAAAAACGGCTCGCTTGAGGAGTATTACCAGATCGACCTCAAAGATTCGTGGATGTACGCCGCGATGGAGAAAAACCTGCCTATGGTCGTGCCGGGCTGGGAAGATTCGACGATGGGCAATATGTTCGCGGGCCACGTCATCACCGGCGACATCAAAAACGTCCACACCGTCCGCACCGGCATCGAATACATGATGTCCCTCGCCGAATGGTACACCGCGAACGCGACCGACGACTCAACCATCGGATTCTTCCAAATAGGCGGCGGCATCGCCGGCGATTTCCCGATCTGCGTCGTGCCCATGCTTCACCAGGACCTCCAGCGAGACGGCGTTCCTGTCTGGGGCTATTTTTGTCAGATCTCGGATTCGACCACATCGTACGGTTCGTATTCAGGAGCCGTGCCGAATGAGAAGATCACCTGGGGCAAACTCGAAGCGACGACGCCTAAATTTATTGTGGAATCGGATGCATCGATCGTGGCTCCGTTGATGTTTGCTTATATTTTGGGGTGGTGA
- a CDS encoding NYN domain-containing protein, translating into MNINVYIDGFNLYYGATRGTPYKWLNPFKACQLLFPNDSINKVKYFTARVSARASDPDQPIRQNTYFRALSTVPQIEIIEGRFLTKDVMMPLANTNPQQYARVVKTEEKGSDVNLAVHLVNDAYKKDFEMAVMVTNDSDLLEPLKIVKDELGLAVGIVNPQKHPSFHLKQHATFMKKLRTGVLLASQFPNTLTDANGTFHKPLIW; encoded by the coding sequence ATGAACATAAACGTTTATATCGATGGGTTTAATCTTTATTACGGTGCGACAAGGGGAACGCCGTATAAATGGCTCAATCCATTTAAGGCCTGTCAGCTACTGTTCCCAAATGACTCAATAAATAAGGTCAAGTATTTTACCGCCCGAGTTTCAGCTAGAGCCTCTGACCCAGATCAGCCAATTCGTCAAAACACATATTTCCGAGCTCTATCGACGGTACCGCAAATTGAGATCATCGAAGGAAGATTTCTGACGAAGGACGTGATGATGCCTTTAGCAAATACGAATCCGCAGCAATATGCGCGAGTCGTAAAGACTGAGGAGAAAGGCTCGGACGTCAATCTGGCCGTCCATTTAGTAAATGACGCCTACAAGAAAGATTTTGAAATGGCCGTGATGGTCACAAATGATTCTGATCTGTTGGAACCGCTAAAGATCGTGAAAGACGAGTTAGGCCTGGCCGTCGGGATCGTTAATCCACAAAAGCATCCAAGCTTCCATCTCAAACAACACGCAACATTCATGAAAAAGCTTAGAACAGGCGTTCTGCTGGCAAGTCAATTCCCGAATACTTTGACAGATGCCAACGGAACATTTCACAAACCGTTAATCTGGTAA
- a CDS encoding NAD(P)/FAD-dependent oxidoreductase — MQHFDVLIIGAGLSGIGAGARLRMDCPDKTFAILEGREASGGTWDLFRYPGVRSDSDMFTLGYRFRPWRDGKAIADGPSILRYIRDTANEYDLDKHIRYGHRVTRAEWSSDDSVWKVSVSVSSPHVSKGSTAEETSPGYVEGPAVAGSFPQSREGAKKPQRETRVLTCKFLYLCTGYYDYEAGYTPDWPNIKEYRGTLVHPQKWPEGLDHAGKRVLVIGSGATAVTLVPAMAETAEHVTMLQRSPTYIVTMPSQDGIANLFRKLFPDRAAYMLSRWKNILRQMLFYEISRKRPEFMKRLIAKGVRAELGDEQAMESFQPRYDPWDQRLCVVPDSDLFRAIREGSASVVNGEIEKFTETGVRLTNGEQLDADIIVTATGLVLKIMSGLTLVVDEETVDLSKVMAYKGMMYSDIPNLAQAFGYTNASWTLKCDLTSEYVCRLIKYMDENGFASCAPRLTDPTVKPEPVLDFNSGYVVRALSELPSQGTKPPWRLYQNYVKDLGMLRRGRLDDGTMEFRRPGSKTVPES, encoded by the coding sequence ATGCAGCATTTCGACGTCCTCATTATCGGCGCGGGCCTGTCCGGGATCGGGGCTGGGGCTCGGTTGCGGATGGACTGTCCGGATAAGACGTTTGCGATACTAGAGGGACGTGAGGCTTCGGGTGGGACTTGGGATCTGTTTCGGTATCCGGGTGTGCGGTCGGATTCGGATATGTTTACGCTGGGTTATCGTTTCAGGCCGTGGCGTGACGGCAAGGCGATCGCGGACGGGCCGTCGATACTCAGGTACATCCGCGATACCGCGAATGAGTACGATCTCGACAAGCACATCAGATACGGACATCGCGTGACGCGGGCCGAATGGTCGTCGGATGATTCGGTTTGGAAAGTCAGTGTCAGTGTCAGTAGCCCGCACGTAAGTAAGGGCTCGACTGCGGAGGAGACCTCGCCGGGATATGTGGAAGGCCCCGCCGTCGCTGGATCTTTCCCGCAAAGCCGCGAAGGAGCAAAGAAACCGCAAAGAGAGACGCGGGTCTTAACATGCAAATTCCTCTACCTCTGCACCGGCTACTATGATTACGAGGCGGGCTACACGCCGGACTGGCCGAACATTAAGGAATATCGCGGAACGCTCGTGCATCCGCAGAAATGGCCGGAAGGTTTAGATCATGCGGGGAAACGCGTTCTCGTGATAGGCAGCGGGGCGACGGCGGTCACTCTCGTTCCGGCGATGGCTGAAACGGCGGAGCATGTCACGATGCTACAGCGTTCGCCGACGTATATCGTGACGATGCCTTCGCAGGACGGGATAGCCAACCTCTTTCGAAAACTGTTTCCCGACCGAGCCGCATATATGCTCTCGCGGTGGAAAAATATTCTGCGGCAGATGCTGTTTTACGAGATATCGCGAAAGCGGCCGGAATTCATGAAGCGGCTGATCGCGAAAGGTGTTAGGGCTGAGCTTGGCGACGAGCAGGCGATGGAGAGCTTTCAGCCGAGATACGATCCATGGGATCAGCGGCTGTGTGTCGTGCCCGATTCGGACCTTTTCCGCGCGATCCGCGAAGGTTCGGCCTCTGTCGTCAACGGCGAGATCGAAAAGTTCACCGAAACCGGCGTCCGGCTCACGAATGGCGAACAGCTCGATGCCGATATCATCGTCACCGCGACCGGTTTGGTGCTAAAGATAATGTCCGGCCTCACGCTCGTCGTTGATGAAGAAACGGTCGATCTCTCGAAGGTAATGGCCTACAAAGGCATGATGTACAGCGATATTCCTAATCTCGCTCAAGCATTCGGCTATACGAACGCATCGTGGACGCTCAAATGCGACCTGACGAGTGAATACGTCTGCCGCCTGATAAAGTACATGGACGAGAACGGCTTTGCGAGCTGTGCACCACGTCTTACCGACCCGACGGTGAAGCCCGAACCTGTTCTGGATTTTAATTCCGGATACGTGGTTCGTGCTCTGAGTGAACTTCCAAGTCAGGGCACGAAACCGCCGTGGCGTTTGTATCAGAATTACGTCAAAGATCTCGGAATGCTCCGGCGTGGACGGCTCGATGACGGAACGATGGAGTTTCGCCGCCCCGGTTCGAAGACAGTTCCCGAATCGTAA
- the rfaD gene encoding ADP-glyceromanno-heptose 6-epimerase produces MKIIVTGGAGFIGSAVVWRLNELGHDDILIVDRLDETDKWKNLVPLKFADYLDADDFLDDLGDFKDAQGIFHLGACSATTERDSDYLMRNNYQYTKDLADFAVANNIRFVYASSAATYGDRSAGMDDGTEHLDALRPLNMYGYSKHIFDKYAARNGMFDRIVGLKYFNVFGPNEDHKGDMRSLVNKAFGEINATGMIGLFRSYNPNFEDGEFGRDFVYVKDAVDMTLHFLENSVGGLFNVGSGEAATWNSLANAAFAALDRKPNIQYIDMPEQLRGKYQYHTQADLTRIRNAGYAKPITPLADAVADYVQNYLVPDKHLGD; encoded by the coding sequence ATGAAGATAATTGTTACAGGCGGAGCAGGATTTATCGGTAGTGCAGTCGTCTGGCGGCTCAATGAGCTGGGCCACGACGACATTCTGATCGTTGACCGCCTAGATGAGACCGATAAGTGGAAGAATCTGGTTCCGCTGAAATTCGCTGATTATTTAGATGCGGACGATTTTCTCGACGATCTCGGCGATTTCAAGGATGCTCAGGGCATCTTTCATCTCGGAGCCTGTTCAGCGACCACGGAACGTGATAGCGATTACTTGATGCGTAATAACTATCAGTACACAAAGGATCTCGCGGATTTCGCTGTCGCGAATAATATACGCTTTGTTTACGCTTCTTCGGCGGCAACGTACGGTGACCGTTCAGCCGGAATGGATGACGGAACGGAACATCTCGACGCCCTGCGGCCGCTGAATATGTACGGCTATTCGAAGCATATTTTTGACAAGTATGCGGCTCGAAACGGCATGTTCGACCGCATCGTCGGGCTCAAATATTTCAACGTCTTCGGCCCGAACGAGGACCATAAGGGCGACATGCGTTCGCTCGTGAACAAGGCTTTTGGCGAGATAAACGCGACCGGGATGATCGGGCTCTTTCGCAGCTATAATCCAAATTTCGAGGATGGTGAATTCGGGCGGGATTTTGTTTATGTGAAGGATGCGGTCGATATGACGCTGCATTTTCTCGAAAACAGTGTCGGCGGGCTGTTCAATGTTGGCTCGGGAGAAGCGGCGACGTGGAATTCCCTGGCTAACGCCGCTTTTGCTGCATTGGACAGGAAACCGAACATTCAATACATCGACATGCCCGAGCAGCTTCGCGGCAAGTACCAATATCATACGCAGGCCGACCTGACGCGGATACGAAATGCCGGATATGCAAAGCCGATCACGCCGCTCGCTGACGCCGTCGCCGATTACGTTCAGAATTACCTTGTCCCGGACAAGCACCTCGGCGACTAG
- a CDS encoding helix-turn-helix transcriptional regulator: MSQIDDIFVSTHDWCGTVLVWDEQAIFLGRAADASLHESPAIKVCVALEQSFALRTHEDDTFTNYESAIIAPGQPHAIDGRHNWMVMLLLAPETKLAQPLAPIFSKKGITRLTTEAVTKIRAIFADFDERLAAGDVDNICQQMVAAIDNGESLPIDSRVAQSIEWIRASRDEGISVQEIAAGVELSESRFSHLFTENVRVPVRRYLLWLRLRDAMHLFAKGESLTEVAHEAGFADSAHLTRTFRSLPGDRPVRPHQGKHHHFIPQIAEAFKHFCPRWFKLAVTKR, from the coding sequence ATGAGCCAGATCGACGACATCTTTGTTTCCACGCACGATTGGTGCGGTACCGTACTCGTTTGGGACGAGCAGGCGATCTTTCTCGGCCGGGCCGCGGATGCTAGCCTGCACGAATCGCCGGCGATCAAGGTATGCGTGGCACTCGAGCAGAGCTTTGCGTTGAGAACCCACGAAGACGACACTTTCACCAACTACGAATCCGCCATCATCGCACCCGGCCAGCCCCACGCCATCGATGGACGCCACAATTGGATGGTGATGCTCCTTCTTGCTCCGGAGACCAAACTTGCACAACCGCTGGCGCCGATATTCTCCAAGAAAGGAATTACAAGGCTTACGACAGAAGCCGTTACGAAGATCCGTGCGATCTTTGCGGATTTTGACGAACGTTTGGCGGCAGGTGATGTCGATAATATTTGCCAACAAATGGTCGCAGCCATCGATAACGGTGAAAGCCTGCCGATCGACAGCCGCGTCGCACAGAGCATCGAATGGATCAGGGCGAGCCGCGATGAGGGCATTTCTGTACAGGAGATCGCCGCTGGGGTCGAGCTTTCAGAAAGCCGTTTCTCGCACCTTTTTACTGAAAACGTACGAGTTCCGGTCCGCCGATATCTACTGTGGCTGCGTCTGCGTGATGCGATGCACTTGTTCGCAAAAGGTGAATCTCTGACCGAAGTTGCCCACGAGGCGGGTTTTGCTGACTCCGCACATCTCACTCGCACTTTCCGCTCGCTGCCTGGGGATCGCCCCGTCCGCCCTCACCAAGGAAAGCACCATCATTTCATTCCTCAAATAGCAGAAGCGTTCAAGCATTTCTGCCCCCGATGGTTCAAACTCGCTGTTACTAAGCGATGA
- a CDS encoding FAD-binding oxidoreductase — protein MNKDNLIYPEPIVIGADEAESWENWGFRDTSFAINERDVVEITGSRYELSGQELPRLLPWIRETLAIDLDPKDQHRNSYPTEIPAAIESPAFSKAIREFLKEEQIDASGENRLRHGHGHTQEEMYAIKHKRLGRIPDVVLYPESEAQVASLIATAKDHNVVLIPFGGGTNVTDALRCSDNENRVIATVDMRRMNRILWIDKENMMACIEAGAVGRHIMTQLAKYGVSMGHEPDSVEFSTLGGWIATNASGMKKNKYGNIEDIVVDITVAAADGELKRTTAAPRESVGSDLRRLMFGSEGTLGIVTSAIVKLFPLPESQAYGSVLFPSYEAGYAFMQELAHTSTPPASVRLVDNLQFQFGLALKPASNGLKVWKSSIEKFVVTKVKGFDPYKMVALTLVFEGTKQEVDRQQTDVYRIAAKHGGMKAGAENGRRGYQLTYSIAYIRDFLMNYYIIAESFETSCAWSDALKICDNVKRVLREEYTKRGLPGTPFVTSRITQVYRTGVAIYFYFGFYYKGVENPSEVYLELENIAREEILRCGGSLSHHHGIGKIREQYLPEIMSETALKWKKDIKKSLDPQNIFGAGNQSLR, from the coding sequence ATGAATAAAGATAATTTGATCTATCCGGAACCGATAGTCATCGGTGCCGACGAAGCGGAAAGCTGGGAAAATTGGGGTTTTCGCGACACGAGTTTTGCGATCAACGAGCGTGATGTTGTCGAGATCACCGGCAGCCGTTACGAACTGAGCGGACAGGAATTACCCCGTCTGCTGCCGTGGATCCGCGAAACTCTGGCGATCGACCTGGATCCGAAAGATCAACATCGAAATTCCTATCCGACCGAAATTCCCGCCGCGATCGAGTCACCTGCTTTCAGCAAGGCCATCCGCGAATTCCTGAAGGAAGAGCAGATCGACGCCTCCGGCGAAAATCGCCTGCGCCACGGCCACGGCCACACGCAGGAAGAGATGTACGCCATCAAGCACAAACGCCTCGGTCGCATCCCGGATGTGGTTTTGTATCCGGAGAGCGAAGCTCAGGTCGCTTCACTCATCGCGACGGCGAAGGATCATAATGTTGTGCTCATCCCATTCGGCGGCGGCACGAACGTCACCGACGCATTACGCTGCAGCGACAATGAAAATCGCGTGATAGCGACTGTCGACATGCGGCGGATGAACCGCATTTTGTGGATCGACAAGGAAAATATGATGGCCTGTATCGAAGCCGGAGCCGTCGGCCGTCATATCATGACGCAGCTTGCAAAATACGGCGTTTCGATGGGCCACGAGCCTGACAGCGTCGAATTCTCAACCCTCGGCGGCTGGATCGCGACCAACGCGAGCGGCATGAAAAAGAACAAATACGGCAATATCGAGGACATCGTCGTCGATATCACCGTCGCCGCTGCCGACGGCGAGCTAAAACGCACGACCGCCGCCCCACGCGAATCCGTCGGCTCCGATCTCCGCCGTTTGATGTTCGGCTCGGAAGGCACGTTGGGTATCGTTACGTCGGCGATCGTAAAGCTTTTTCCTCTGCCGGAATCACAGGCTTATGGCTCGGTTTTGTTTCCGAGTTATGAGGCCGGTTACGCCTTCATGCAAGAGCTTGCTCACACATCGACACCGCCCGCTAGTGTTCGTCTGGTGGACAATTTGCAGTTCCAGTTCGGGCTCGCTCTGAAGCCAGCATCGAACGGACTAAAGGTTTGGAAGAGCAGCATCGAAAAGTTTGTCGTCACGAAGGTTAAAGGATTTGATCCTTACAAAATGGTCGCTCTGACTTTGGTTTTCGAAGGCACAAAGCAAGAGGTTGACCGCCAGCAAACGGACGTTTACCGCATCGCCGCCAAGCACGGCGGGATGAAAGCCGGTGCCGAAAATGGCCGTCGCGGCTATCAGCTGACGTACAGCATCGCTTATATTCGTGACTTTTTGATGAATTACTACATCATCGCTGAGTCCTTCGAAACCTCGTGTGCGTGGAGCGATGCGCTCAAGATCTGTGACAACGTCAAACGCGTGCTGCGCGAGGAATATACGAAACGCGGCCTTCCCGGGACGCCGTTCGTCACATCTCGTATAACGCAGGTCTATCGAACGGGCGTCGCGATCTATTTCTACTTCGGCTTTTACTACAAAGGTGTTGAGAACCCATCCGAGGTCTATCTGGAGCTGGAAAACATCGCTCGCGAGGAAATATTGAGATGCGGAGGTTCGCTTTCGCATCACCACGGCATCGGCAAGATCCGCGAGCAGTATCTGCCGGAGATCATGTCCGAAACGGCTTTGAAATGGAAGAAAGACATCAAGAAAAGCCTTGATCCGCAGAATATTTTTGGAGCAGGAAATCAGAGCCTGAGGTAA